GCGCCCTTCGTGTTCGACTCGACCGAGCAGGATCACGACAAGCGCGCGCCGCTCGCCGCGATGACGCTGGAGAGCATGCGGGATCTCGGTGGCGGCGTCCTGTTGCTGCGCTATCTGATCCAGAACGATTCTGCGCGCCAATAACAGTATGCCTGATAGGTCCGAGCACATCGTCATTGTCGGCGCAGGGGCGGCAGGGCTGATGGCGGCCCGCCAGCTCGCGCGCGCCGGCAGGCGGGTCACGATCCTGGAGGCGCGCGAACGCTGCGGCGGACGCATTCATCCGCTGCCGGCGTCGGAGTTCGGCTATGCCGCCGACGGCGGCGCGGAGTTCGTTCATGGCGAGGCGCCGATCACGCGCGACCTGGCGCGTGAGGCGGGGCTGACAGTGCGCACGATCGGCGGCGCGCAATGGAGCTTTGACGGCACGATATTCTCGCGAGAGAATCCGCGCGAGCCCTATGACGAGCAGCTTCATGCCGCCGTGAAGGATCTGGCGGACGATCTCACCGTTGCCGATTTTCTGCGCCAGCATTTTGCCGGGCCGGAGCACGCGCGGCTGCGGCATGCGGTCGAACGCATGGTCGAGGGCTATGATGCGGCCGATCCCGCGCGCGCCTCGACGCTGGCGCTGCGCGACGAATGGATGAATGACGGACATGCGATGCAGGCGCGCCTCGACGGCGGCTATGGCGGCCTGATCGATTTTCTTCTCGCCGAGTGCCGCAAGTCCGGCGTTGTCATTCACCTCGGCGCTGTCGTCACCGCAATCGAGGACAGCGGGGGCAAGGTCATTGTCCGTTGTGCAGGCGGTGAGCTGCAAGACTGCGATCGCGTGATCCTCACCGTGCCGCTGCCGCTGTTGCGCGAGATCGCGCTGCCCGCGGCCGCACGCGAGACCGCGGCAGCGGCACGCGACATCGGCTTCGGCGGCGTCATCAAGATCCTGCTGCGGTTCACGCGGCCATGGTGGCGCGAGCGGCGCAAAGAGCTTGCCGACATGCTCTTCCTGCTGTCGGACGAGACCATTCCCGTATGGTGGACGCGTCATCCGGATCGGCATCCGGTGCTGACGGGATGGTTCGGCGGTCCGCGAACCGCGGGGTTGGCGCATCTCGATCAGAAAGGGCTGATCGATGCCGGCCTCGCTTCGCTCGCCGCCATTTTCGGCATTCCGCGCGAGGAGATTGCGCAGGATCTCGTGGCGGCGGCAGCGGCGAACTGGGCGAATGATCCCTTTGCCCGCGGCGCCTATTCCTGGGCTACGCCACGGACGCGGGCGGCGCAACAGATCCTGGCGCGCGCCGATGGCTCGATCTTGTTTTCCGGCGAAGCGGTTTATCGTGGTCGCGACATGGGAACGGTCGAGGCTGCGCTGGCGAGCGGCCTGGAAACGGCAGGGGTCATTTTGCGGGGATGAGCAAGAAGGCCCGCATCTCTGCGGGCCTTTCGTCTCACCAGCGGCTGCCGCCGAAGCTGAACGTCACGCCCGGACCGCGGTCGCCATAGTAGCCGTAGGGTCCGCCGCCGTAATAGCCGTGGTGCCGGGGGTAATAGCCATAGCTACGGTAATGCGACCGATAATAGCCGTGATGGTGAGGACGCCAGTGGTGATGGCGATGACCGTGTCTGTGCTGCGAGCTGAGGTCGGTCGATTGGCCAGCTTGCGGCTTGGCCTTTCCGCCGGCCGCCGCGTTGGCTGCCGGCGCGGTGAGCGCAGCAGCGCCGAGAGCCATCGCGACAAAGAGATATTTCATGTCATCACTCCAGTTGAGATATCGAGTGACAACAGATGGGATCTACCCGCGTTCCGGCGAGAGCGAGCGTCGAAACGACGCACGCGATCGACGCGACAATCGGGCTGAGATTTATTGTCGCAACGCTGCGAGCGAGGCGATCACTTCGCCTGCCGTCACGATGCGGGCAAATTCGCGGTTCAGATTCGACAGCGTCATTGTGTGAATGTTCTCGGCCGAATGCGTCTCGCCATCGGGGCCGACGCGGTCGAATGTCCAGGTGGCGTCGCGCACGAGCTGTGCATCGAAGCCGAGATTGCCGGCCATGCGCGTCGTCGTCTCCACGCAATGATTGGTGGTGGCACCGCAGATCACGAGCGTTGCGATGTTACTTGCGCGCAGGCGCGTCTCGAGGTCGGTGCCAATGAAGGCGCTGTTGACGCGCTTGACGATGACAGGCTCGCCGCCCTGCTCGCGCGCCTCGTCCTTGACGGCGTAGCCGGTGCGCTCGGGGCGAAACGTCGAGTTCGGCTTGGTGCCTTCGTGGCGGATATGGAAGATCGGCGCGCCGCTTGCCCGGAACGCGGCGAGCAGGTCAACGATGCGCGCCGCCGCATCCGGATTGTTGCGCCGCTGGCCCGCGGCCTCCCATTCGTCGAATGCGCGCTGGACGTCGACGACGATGAGGGCGGGGAGGGGATGA
This genomic interval from Bradyrhizobium guangzhouense contains the following:
- a CDS encoding flavin monoamine oxidase family protein, giving the protein MPDRSEHIVIVGAGAAGLMAARQLARAGRRVTILEARERCGGRIHPLPASEFGYAADGGAEFVHGEAPITRDLAREAGLTVRTIGGAQWSFDGTIFSRENPREPYDEQLHAAVKDLADDLTVADFLRQHFAGPEHARLRHAVERMVEGYDAADPARASTLALRDEWMNDGHAMQARLDGGYGGLIDFLLAECRKSGVVIHLGAVVTAIEDSGGKVIVRCAGGELQDCDRVILTVPLPLLREIALPAAARETAAAARDIGFGGVIKILLRFTRPWWRERRKELADMLFLLSDETIPVWWTRHPDRHPVLTGWFGGPRTAGLAHLDQKGLIDAGLASLAAIFGIPREEIAQDLVAAAAANWANDPFARGAYSWATPRTRAAQQILARADGSILFSGEAVYRGRDMGTVEAALASGLETAGVILRG
- a CDS encoding cysteine hydrolase family protein; amino-acid sequence: MPHPLPALIVVDVQRAFDEWEAAGQRRNNPDAAARIVDLLAAFRASGAPIFHIRHEGTKPNSTFRPERTGYAVKDEAREQGGEPVIVKRVNSAFIGTDLETRLRASNIATLVICGATTNHCVETTTRMAGNLGFDAQLVRDATWTFDRVGPDGETHSAENIHTMTLSNLNREFARIVTAGEVIASLAALRQ